A window from Rhizosphaericola mali encodes these proteins:
- a CDS encoding TraR/DksA family transcriptional regulator yields the protein MAQQKNAEKDTSKKATVSEEKPVTHAEETVGSKSKSSKSKEDKMAKEVKVKVPKTTVKTSVPYQPDYQPLEERIEEVIVSDGPLVRYSDTELNEFKELIKKKLNNAKSELTYLQGLITRKDHLGGEAESRYMTMEDGTVSMEREQLGQMAGRQITYIDHLEKALIRIENKTYGICRVTGKLIEKARLMAVPHATLSLEAKMSMKK from the coding sequence ATGGCTCAACAAAAAAATGCAGAAAAAGATACCTCCAAAAAGGCGACTGTCAGTGAAGAAAAGCCAGTGACACACGCTGAGGAAACAGTAGGCTCTAAGTCCAAAAGTTCCAAATCTAAAGAAGATAAAATGGCCAAGGAAGTAAAAGTTAAAGTACCTAAAACAACGGTAAAAACGAGTGTTCCTTATCAACCTGATTACCAACCTTTAGAAGAAAGAATAGAAGAAGTAATTGTATCTGATGGCCCTCTTGTAAGATATAGTGATACGGAGTTAAATGAATTTAAGGAATTAATCAAAAAGAAATTAAACAACGCAAAAAGTGAATTAACTTATTTGCAAGGATTAATTACTCGTAAAGACCATTTGGGTGGTGAAGCAGAAAGCCGATATATGACCATGGAAGATGGTACTGTGAGTATGGAAAGAGAGCAATTGGGACAAATGGCTGGTCGTCAGATCACTTATATTGACCATTTGGAAAAAGCGCTTATACGTATCGAAAACAAAACATATGGTATCTGTAGAGTTACTGGTAAATTGATCGAAAAAGCAAGATTAATGGCAGTGCCTCATGCAACTTTAAGCTTGGAAGCGAAAATGAGTATGAAAAAGTAA
- a CDS encoding dipeptidase: MTIMFQSSTFIKRRRFLKSIGMASSALFLNPLLGWTTETQEDKVKRIVAKTIGIDTHNHMDLPFDMNEFKNKNYELAAELQDSGLTAIGMTFCVDRPQLTKEGEAFDRFILELDEMDDLLHANNISRALSYGDIKKARKENKQVVIQSVEGAHFTEGKIERIKIAYDLGLRQLGLMHDGQSTPPIGDIYTDKPQYGGLTQLGIDIIKECNRIGILLDLAHCNNDAINKAIEVSSKPMVISHTGLNTRLGKNERLAKMMFPRLISPEQARLFAKAGGVIGVWTHLADTPLEFAENVKAMVGTIGVDHVCIGTDTTMAPSADNNNRFQNKTNQSWKGEKIGFYYTVVDALLQSGFSESDINKIGGGNFFRVFENATNV, encoded by the coding sequence ATGACAATTATGTTTCAATCCTCTACTTTTATCAAAAGGCGCCGATTTTTAAAGTCAATCGGGATGGCGAGTTCGGCTTTATTTTTAAATCCATTATTAGGTTGGACGACAGAAACACAAGAGGATAAAGTCAAACGAATCGTAGCAAAAACAATTGGTATCGATACGCATAATCATATGGATCTGCCATTTGACATGAACGAATTTAAAAATAAAAATTATGAGTTGGCGGCAGAATTGCAAGATTCTGGCTTGACGGCAATTGGTATGACTTTTTGTGTTGATCGACCACAATTAACAAAGGAGGGAGAAGCGTTTGATCGTTTTATCTTGGAATTAGATGAAATGGATGATTTGCTTCATGCCAATAATATATCAAGAGCATTGAGCTATGGAGATATTAAAAAAGCACGAAAAGAAAATAAGCAAGTTGTTATCCAAAGTGTAGAGGGTGCACATTTTACCGAAGGTAAAATTGAACGTATAAAAATAGCTTACGATTTGGGATTAAGGCAATTAGGATTAATGCACGATGGTCAGTCTACTCCGCCGATTGGAGATATTTATACTGATAAACCACAATACGGAGGATTAACACAATTGGGCATTGATATCATTAAAGAATGTAATCGCATCGGTATATTGTTAGATCTGGCACATTGTAATAATGATGCGATTAATAAAGCAATTGAAGTATCGAGTAAACCGATGGTTATCTCTCACACAGGTTTGAATACTCGATTAGGGAAAAATGAACGTTTGGCAAAAATGATGTTCCCGCGTTTAATCAGTCCAGAACAGGCTAGGCTATTTGCGAAAGCAGGTGGTGTTATTGGTGTTTGGACTCATTTAGCAGATACGCCTCTAGAATTTGCTGAGAATGTTAAAGCCATGGTGGGGACGATTGGGGTAGATCATGTATGTATAGGAACAGATACGACAATGGCTCCAAGTGCTGATAATAATAATCGGTTTCAGAATAAAACTAATCAGAGTTGGAAAGGGGAGAAAATAGGTTTTTATTATACGGTAGTGGATGCATTACTACAATCCGGTTTTTCGGAGTCTGATATTAACAAAATTGGTGGTGGCAATTTTTTTCGAGTTTTCGAAAATGCAACGAATGTGTAG
- a CDS encoding cytochrome P460 family protein has protein sequence MRNIAFLIVTISFIITSCHSNQVSKFNENATIHSMDTLINPQEWKVITTFTNRKNKTISILYGNEIASNYAYKNNEGNYPNGTKLALATWESVEDPNWFGAKIPGEVQSVEIVTIASNSNPVYSLYKGNNLNKVEISDTASVSKILSYRTMILPK, from the coding sequence TGAGAAATATAGCTTTTTTAATAGTTACCATAAGTTTCATTATAACTAGTTGCCATTCTAATCAGGTTAGTAAATTCAATGAAAATGCAACTATACATTCTATGGATACCTTAATTAATCCACAAGAATGGAAGGTAATTACCACATTTACCAATAGAAAAAACAAAACCATCTCCATATTATATGGAAATGAAATTGCAAGCAATTATGCGTATAAAAATAATGAGGGAAATTATCCAAATGGTACAAAACTAGCTTTAGCAACTTGGGAATCTGTAGAAGATCCCAATTGGTTTGGTGCCAAAATTCCAGGCGAAGTACAATCCGTAGAAATTGTAACTATTGCTTCGAATTCCAATCCAGTTTATAGTTTGTATAAAGGGAATAATTTAAATAAAGTAGAAATTTCCGATACGGCGAGCGTAAGCAAAATATTGTCTTATCGTACTATGATTTTACCTAAGTAG